The Chitinophaga sp. H8 region TCTGGGCAAGCCTTTGGTAACATCGATATTGACCTGGGGATCTGTATAAGGCCCGCTGGTATCGTAGAGTACTACTGCCGGATTGGGCACCTCTTCCCCATTTTTACCATGTATACGTGTGTGGCTTAGCGTTACTTCCCGCATAGCTACGTTTACGGGATGCAGGTGTCCTCTTACATAAATCTTATTGGAAGCCGGAAAAGGTGTGCGGCTGATAGAACTTTCGGTTGGGAGCTTATTATTCATGAGAGATGGTTGTTTGAAAAGATTAAATAAATAATAATGAAGCAGGCGCTGGTTCTGGCGGCATTCATCCATATGCGCACGGCGACGATTACCGCGTTTGTAACGCGATAGCATACACGTGAATATGTTTTCAGTATTCCTGTGGAAAGCTATTATACCAGGCATGCACCACAACAGGGCACAGCTACAGCACTGGATGATCTATACCAGACAGGAATAATGAATAGTTGAAAACCGGCATCATTGGATTATCCGCCTTGTGTAGCGCGGATAATGGTGATGTTGTCTGCCGGATGTAAGGATTGTTGTTCCCAGTAGGTTTTGGGCACCACCTGGCTGTTAACAGCCACTGCAATGCCTTTTTGGGCAGATAGTTGAATAAACTGTAAGAGGGCAGCAATGGTTATACCTGGCTGCACCGCATAAAGTTTATTGTTTACAAGCACTTCCATGATTACAGGAGTTTTAAGTGAAACAATAAACTTTAAGGATGTGAATAGATGAGAGCGTTCAGTTACTTTTCCCTACGGCAGTATGAACTGCTTCAGGTACTGAGGGTATCATCTCAGCTTCGCGGCTTGCACCGGGAAACACCCCTAAAGTGAAGTTGTAAAAGTACATACTAATTTTTAATGTTCAAATTAGAATTGTGGGAATGAGGATGAGCAGCGGTATCGGGGGGGCTTCATTCGTTGGCAAATCAGCATTGCGTGGATGCTGTTGATATTGGCGTGTGGTATTGGGTGTAGTGCAAACGGGCATTTATGTTAGTATAGTGAGGATGCTGTTGATATTTACGTGTAGTATCAGGTACAGTACAGGAGGGACTGTCATCAATCAGCATATTTGTATATCTTCACAGCAGAGAATAGCGATTGGTCATTAGCCAAAGGAAATAAACAAAATAGCATATCCATGATTTTTACTAAAGCAGGTATGCTTGTTTGCACATTATTAATTTGCACATTACATTCATGATTAACCGCATTGTTATATTCGTCATGCTAGCAGGTATGATGGCATGTCAGGAAGGTAACCGTTCGCCCAAAACGGATACGGAGGAGTTGGCAGACAGCAGTCTGATAAAAGCAGCAGATAGCAGTAGTGTTGCTATAACAGACAGCACTACCGCTACTGCAGATACACTGTTATTCAGTGCAGATAAGATCATAGGGAGATGGATACAACCCGTACCGGGTGTGGATAAGGAAATGCAGGGGTTTCACCTGAGAAAGGATGGCACAGCCCGCTCCATTAACATGTATACACTGGTGTATGAGAAATGGGCCTTGCAGCACGATACCTTATTATTGTGGAACCATTCGGAAGGTGTAAAAGATACGACCACCATTATTGATACCGCATTAATAAAGGAATTAACAGACAGCACGCTGGTATTGTTTCCGGTAAATGCTGCTGAGGGTTACCGTGAAAAATATACCAGGCAGCCAGACAAAAAGGGTGGCAGATAAATCCGCGTGTCCCTTAATTATACAAGTGCCATATTCCCATCAGGCAGGCCACAATAGCCATGAAAATCCCTGCAGTGGCCATTTGCATATCATCAATGCTTTTACGTCCCATAATCAGGGAAACAATACCCAGTCCAAGTGCCAGCGCACCAAAAACGGTAATGGCAGCGGCGGATTTTGCCACGAAAGAGAAAATAGCAGCCAGTATTCCTACACACAGGGATGCTATGCAGGCTACTCGTGCTAATGTTGTTTGTTGTTGCATATTTGTTGATTTATAGGTTTAAGGAAATAAACTTTCATGTTTTATACAGGGATACTTCATTCAGGATTCCTTGGAAGCCACCGTTTGTTCCGGCTGCCAGTCTTCCAGCTTTTCCCAGGGCACTTTCAGTAAGGGACCTATTTCCTGATAACGGGGGGCCTGGTATTCATCCAGTCCATATTGGATACGGGTAGTATCCGGCACTTTCCTGAATGTACTACATAGGCGGTCCCAGATGGAAAAGATATTCGCATAGTTGGAGTCCGTTTCCGGCTGATACCTGCTGTGATGTACCTTGTGCATATCGGGCGAAACGATTACCCAGCTCAGCGCCTGGTCCAGCCATCCCGGTAGTTTGATATTGGCATGATTGAACTGCGACATAAGTGCAGATATCGTTTGATAAATCATGACCATCCAGATAGGCACTCCCATGGTTATAATCGCTACAAATAATGCAATTACCCGGAAAACACTTTCCACCGGATGATGACGTAATGCGGTGGTAGCATCTATAGCAGTATCAATATGATGGATCTTATGATAATGCCATAGCCATGCTATTTTATGCTGCACCAGATGGATGAGGTAAGCCCCGATAAAATCCAGCATCAGGATAGCGAGGATAGCATGGAGCCATAGCGGCAGCGTTACCAGGTACAATAACCCGAAATGCTGCTCCGTAGTCCACTCACTTGCTTTTACGATCAGAAAGGCAAAGCCCAGGTTGACTGCCGCCGTAGTGAACGTAAAAAACAGGTTGGTACCTGCATGATGGTAACGATTACCTTTAAAGCGGAACCTGGGAATAACGCCTTCTATGATCCATAACAGGAGCAATCCCGCCACTAAAATGATCGTGCGGTAATACGAGGGAATATGTTCGAAAAATTCAACCATATATATACATGCTATTAGCTGATTTAACTAGCTGCGAGCTCCGAGCGACTAGCTTCGAGCTGATTGTGTTATTAAAATAGCTATTAGCTTTTAGCAGTTAGCTATTAGCTGATTGTGTTATTAAAACAGCTATTAGTCTTTAGCAGTTAGCTATTAGCTGATTGTGTTTTGTCTTAGGAAGATGATTAACGGGCTGTGAGCTGATAGCCATGCGCTATGAGCTGAATATTACTTAACTAAATGTACTGTCCTTTCTTGCTGTATGTTACTGTCCTATTACTTGCTTGTTATTTTGAGTTACAAACCTGGATTTTCTAATATTCATTCCTTTTTTCAGGAAGGCTATCTTTGTCTTTCTTTTGAAAAATTACGTCTTTTCAGGCAATAAAAAAAGCCCTCTTTCCCTTACTGGTAAAGAAAAAAGCAACCTCTTTGGGAGAGATTGCTTTATGTATAAAAAGAATAATTTATCTTTTAAATATATTAAAGGAGTTATTAGCTAAAGGCTTTTAGCCTTGGTTCCGGTAACTCCCGGTGAATGGCTGACAATATATAATAAATAAGCAGTGGATAACTTAATAATAACTAATAACATCGCTTCAATCAGCCAACAGCTGCTTCTCTTCGCTTTAATCAGCTAAAAGCTAACTGCTAAAGGCTAACAGCTAGTTTAGTTATTCAGCATCAACGGCATCACCAGCATTAACAGGTCTTCGTTTTCTTCTTTTTCGGAAGGTCTGAGGATACCTGCTTTTGTGGAGGTAGCGAGTTCGATGCTTACTTCGTCCCCTTCTGCCGCGTTGAGCATTTCGATGAGGAACTTGGCATTAAAAGCGATTTGCATATCATCACCGGTATACTGGCAGTTCATGCGTTCATTACCTTCAAAGGAGAAGTCCACATCCTGGGCAGAAAGCTGGAGTTCGCTGCCGGTGATATTTAAAGCTACCTGGTTGGTGCTCTTATTGGCAAACACGCCTACTCTTTTCAGCGCGTTCTGGAAGTCGCTTTTAGCCACAGTGAGGCGGTAAGGATTATCTTTTGGTATCACCACTTTATAGTCAGGGAACCGGGCGTCGATAAGACGGCAGATCATCTGCGCACCATCATGGGCCACAAAGAAGTGGTTCTGGCTGTAGGATACTTTTATTTCAGAGTCGTTATCCGGCAGGGCTGTTTTCAGCAAGCTCAATGGCTTTTTAGGTACGATAAAGCTATCTGCCTGCGGGCATAATACATCCAGTCTTACGTATTTTACCAGGCGATGTGCGTCGGTAGCTACGAAGGTGAGGCTGTTTTGACCTATTTCGAAAAATACACCTGTCATAGAAGGGCGTAAGTCGTCGTTACTTACGGCAAACAGGGTTTTATTAATAGCGGTTACCAGTGCGGTAGACTTCATGGTGAAGGAAGTAGTATCATCCGCAGTAGGTTCTTTGGGGAAATTCTCAGGGTTTTCGCCCATTACTTTGTACTTACCGTTGTCGGAAGTGATTTCAACAGCATACGAATTCAGGTCGATGTGGAATGTCAACGGCTGATCCGGCAGGTTTTTCAGGGAGTCCATCAAAATCTTGGCGGGGATACAGATACGTCCGTTTTCTTTGGCTTCTACCTCCATCTTTACCCTCATGACAGTTTCCAGGTCAGTAGCTACTACTGTCAATTCGTTTTTGTCAATCAGAAAAAGGAAATCTTCCAATATGGGTAAAACTGTATTGGAGTTAATAACACCGCTGATCTGTTGCAATTGTTTTAACAAAGTAGAGGAAGAAACAATAAATTTCATGTGTATATAATTTGTCTTTTCAATAGTCCGTTGAAAACAGCCACTGTCGTATGGTTTACGGCTGTTATTTAATTTTTATATCAAGTGTAACCGCAAGTATGGAAGCTTGCTGGCCTACCTGGTTCCCACAAAATTGCTGTAAATGTAATGCAAACAAAGATAGAAAGTTTTGTCATTCCCCCTAATTTCATCTGTTATCAAACGGATGGCTTTTAGCGTGTAATAGTGGCGGGTAGTGGTATTATTCCAAAGTGGTATGTTAGACGGACTGACAAGTTTTCTTTCTTTTATTGAGATTATTCTAAAATAAGAAGTATAATATTGAATATTACGAAAAGAATGGCCAATATCTTTTAATTTATGTTCAGATCGGTTACTTTTGCGGCGCTGAAAAAATTTTATTTCAAACTTAAAATTGCTGGTTATGAAACTGTCTCATTTAGCCGAAACTCTGATTGGATCCGAAATTATTAAATTGGCCGGTGAGATTAAGGAGAAGCAGGCGAAGGGAGAAAAGATATATAATTTTACGATTGGAGATTTTGATCCAAAGGTATTTCCCATTCCGGTTGAATTTGAACAGGAAATCATAACTGCCTATAAGGAGCATTATACCAATTATCCCCCTGCGGATGGTATTGCCGAATTAAGAAAAGCAGTAGGTGATTTTATCGATGAGCGCGAAGGGCTGGCTTATGATCCTGCCAAGGAAATTGTGATTTCCTGCGGTGGCCGTCCTATCATCTACGCTACCTACAGAACGATTGTAGACAGGGGGGAAAAGATTGTATATGCAACCCCTTCCTGGAACAATAACCACTACACCCACTTCCTCGAAGCAGAGCACGTAGTGCTGGAAACCACTCCGGAAAATGACTTTATGCCTACCGCTGCAGAGCTGAAGCCTTTATTGAAAGGTGCTACCCTGCTGGCATTATGTTCTCCGCAGAACCCTACCGGTACCGCCTTCGGCAAGCAACAGCTGGAAGAAATATGCGACCTGGTACTGGCAGAGAATAAAAGCCGTGGCGAAGGTGAAAAGCCTTTATACGTTATGTTTGACCAGATGTATTGGGTACTTACTTTTGGCCAGACACACCACTACAACCCGGTGTCACTCCGTCCGGAAATGAAGAACTATACTATTTTTATCGATGGTATGAGTAAGGCATTTGCTGCTACCGGCGTAAGAGTAGGCTGGGCTTTAGGACCTGCACACGTGATCGGTAAAATGAAATCCATTCTTTCTCACGTAGGTGCCTGGAGCCCTATGGCAGAGCAGAAAGCGGCCGCCCGCTACCTGGTGCAGAAAGAAAATGTAGATAAATACCTGGTTCACTTTAAAGGTGAAGTAGAAGAAAGACTGCAAAAGATCTATGAAGGTTTTGACCGTCTGAAAGCTGCAGGCCATCAAGTAGAAGCAATTGCCCCACAGGCAGCTATCTACCTGACCATCAAACTGGATCTGGCAGGCAAACAAACTGCGGATGGTAAAGTCCTGAACGATCAGGCTGCGGTTACTTCCTACATCCTGGATGAAGCTAAACTGGCAGTAGTGCCTTTCTATGCTTTTGGTGCGGCTAAAAACTCACCCTGGTACCGCCTTAGCGTAGGTACCTGCGTAAAAGAAGAAATTCCTGCTATGCTGGATAAATTACAGGCAGCACTGGAAAAACTGAAATAATACACCTGTTTTTAACAGTTGCATAATAAATTACACCCCGGACGGCAGTTATATCTGTCATCCGGGGATTTTTTTAGCTTTTAGCAGTTAGCTATCAGCTTTTAGCTGAATGCAGCGGGAAAGAGCTGTTAGCTTTTAGCCTTTAGCTTTTAGCTGAATGCAGCGGAAGGTTCAATGATAGTTATATGCTAATGATCTGTTGCCTGTGTGGTAATTTTGCCCCACAGGATGTTTTTGTTATACCCATTTCATAGCCTTTTATGCTCTATTCATACTCTATCTATGCTTTAACTATGCTTTAACCATGCTTTAACTATGCTTCAAGGTAGGCGTAGCCCACTTCCTCCTCCTTTCCTGGTAATTCCTGCTGTTCAGTATTTATTTGTTTCATTTTCAATGTATTAGATATAGATTCTGACTTTCTGACTTTTGTCATCGAAAAGTTAAATAACTGTTAAATGGTCAACTAGTGTTACTAATTCAATAAAACGTTGTACTTTTGACTTATAAACTTAAAAAGTCAGAAAGTTAATGCAAACAGAGACCAAAGATGGAATGAGGGAAAAGATCCTGGAGGCGGCTCTGAAGCGTTTTACTCATTACGGCGCTTCTAAAACCACCATGAACGAGATTGCAGATGATCTGCACTGTTCAAAGGCATCTTTATATTATTATTTCCCGGATAAAAATGCCATGCACTTTGCCGTGTTGCAAAAGATAGGTGAAGTGTATTTCCAGGAAATGGAAAAAGAAACCAGGCAGATCACAACAGCTGCCGAGGCATTGATGAATATTATTGCCATCCGCCAGAATTTTGTACAGAAATTTTGCAGGCTGGAGTTATTTAAAATATTACAGGACGCTTCCCTGGCTTTCCATGATGAGCTGGTAAAA contains the following coding sequences:
- the thiS gene encoding sulfur carrier protein ThiS, which gives rise to MEVLVNNKLYAVQPGITIAALLQFIQLSAQKGIAVAVNSQVVPKTYWEQQSLHPADNITIIRATQGG
- a CDS encoding lipocalin family protein yields the protein MMACQEGNRSPKTDTEELADSSLIKAADSSSVAITDSTTATADTLLFSADKIIGRWIQPVPGVDKEMQGFHLRKDGTARSINMYTLVYEKWALQHDTLLLWNHSEGVKDTTTIIDTALIKELTDSTLVLFPVNAAEGYREKYTRQPDKKGGR
- a CDS encoding sterol desaturase family protein; this translates as MVEFFEHIPSYYRTIILVAGLLLLWIIEGVIPRFRFKGNRYHHAGTNLFFTFTTAAVNLGFAFLIVKASEWTTEQHFGLLYLVTLPLWLHAILAILMLDFIGAYLIHLVQHKIAWLWHYHKIHHIDTAIDATTALRHHPVESVFRVIALFVAIITMGVPIWMVMIYQTISALMSQFNHANIKLPGWLDQALSWVIVSPDMHKVHHSRYQPETDSNYANIFSIWDRLCSTFRKVPDTTRIQYGLDEYQAPRYQEIGPLLKVPWEKLEDWQPEQTVASKES
- the dnaN gene encoding DNA polymerase III subunit beta, encoding MKFIVSSSTLLKQLQQISGVINSNTVLPILEDFLFLIDKNELTVVATDLETVMRVKMEVEAKENGRICIPAKILMDSLKNLPDQPLTFHIDLNSYAVEITSDNGKYKVMGENPENFPKEPTADDTTSFTMKSTALVTAINKTLFAVSNDDLRPSMTGVFFEIGQNSLTFVATDAHRLVKYVRLDVLCPQADSFIVPKKPLSLLKTALPDNDSEIKVSYSQNHFFVAHDGAQMICRLIDARFPDYKVVIPKDNPYRLTVAKSDFQNALKRVGVFANKSTNQVALNITGSELQLSAQDVDFSFEGNERMNCQYTGDDMQIAFNAKFLIEMLNAAEGDEVSIELATSTKAGILRPSEKEENEDLLMLVMPLMLNN
- a CDS encoding pyridoxal phosphate-dependent aminotransferase, producing MKLSHLAETLIGSEIIKLAGEIKEKQAKGEKIYNFTIGDFDPKVFPIPVEFEQEIITAYKEHYTNYPPADGIAELRKAVGDFIDEREGLAYDPAKEIVISCGGRPIIYATYRTIVDRGEKIVYATPSWNNNHYTHFLEAEHVVLETTPENDFMPTAAELKPLLKGATLLALCSPQNPTGTAFGKQQLEEICDLVLAENKSRGEGEKPLYVMFDQMYWVLTFGQTHHYNPVSLRPEMKNYTIFIDGMSKAFAATGVRVGWALGPAHVIGKMKSILSHVGAWSPMAEQKAAARYLVQKENVDKYLVHFKGEVEERLQKIYEGFDRLKAAGHQVEAIAPQAAIYLTIKLDLAGKQTADGKVLNDQAAVTSYILDEAKLAVVPFYAFGAAKNSPWYRLSVGTCVKEEIPAMLDKLQAALEKLK
- a CDS encoding TetR/AcrR family transcriptional regulator encodes the protein MQTETKDGMREKILEAALKRFTHYGASKTTMNEIADDLHCSKASLYYYFPDKNAMHFAVLQKIGEVYFQEMEKETRQITTAAEALMNIIAIRQNFVQKFCRLELFKILQDASLAFHDELVKAKEREVAIHAAIINAGIERGEFHVADPNETARLLAEALMGLRYSVLDHVRSDSSFTDEEFELVIKKQQLLATIFIKGLKQP